CGCCACTTACAACAACAGGTTTTCATACTGGACTCAATTCATACACCTCAGGTATCATATCAGGCCACAGTCCTTTCCACCTGAAAGATACTCTCTTTTTCTATCAGCACTGAGCTCTCGTAGATACTGTTCCTCTTATTCCTTTGAGGAACAAAGTTAGGAATCTAAATTAATCCAAGCCTAAGTTTGATGCACAACTTAAAATTGGTTGTATTCATACCACCTGCTATATAACcattaacaaaattatttcttcatgttGCTGCTACCTTTCTACGCACAGGTTGTAACAACATCCTTTAAACCATCCACGTATGGCAGCGAGCACACTGGATTCTTAACTAAAGGGGGACTCTTTATGCTAGAAATGATGAATGGAGGACACTGGCATCCTCCACGTTCTTTGTATCTACAAGGCAAAATGTGGCTGGAAGCAACTTCCACACCACTCAGTCATGCAGCAAAGTCAAATTATGGGTAATGATTTTTGCAGCCTAGATCACAATCCATTGAATACACCAGACTCGTTTTTATTCCCACAAGCTGTGCTTGAACCTCGGTGGAGGGGCCAAGAGGCACATGCGTTTGATCAGCCCAGCTCCTTCTAATGGGATTTCTACTTCAGAACCGTTTCTTTTTATGCCCTCAGGTCTTTCTTGGTAATATCACCTGTGGCCTGATGTGACAGCAATGCTAAATTATATCATGATGCCTAATTAGGGTAATTAAAGTGAAAGTAATCAAATCAAAGTAATAGGCAAACTCTTTAATAAAATGGCAAAAAGTCTCTATTAATCATAGAAGGTTTTTCTCGTTTGAATGCCAACAAACTCAGAGAAGGAGAAGGCTGGACTTTCAGAAATGGGCCTGGCTTAAAGGAACATCATGGGTCTAAACATTCCTAAAAACACAAGTGATTTACcgctaaaaacattttttattattaaaaaatacagctaaaaacGCAGGCCACGCCACAGGCGGAGTCTGCTGGTTTTGGTAACTATTTAATTCACTTTCTCTAGTCCCACCGAGGGGGCAGGAACTTGGTTCACCTTCCCTGAGGGAATGGTTCCTTTCCCGCCCCCGCTCCCAGCGCCGTGCGCTCTGCGGCGGgacggcccagcccggcccgcaTCGCCGGGCCCAGTCCCGGAGGCGCCACGGCCCCGGGGTCGAAACGCGCGGCCCGAGCAGCCGCGGGCCTGGCTTCCTCACGGGCCGCAGCGGGAGGTAGCCCCCGGCGCCCGCGGGCAGGCGGCAtggctccccgccgccgcgcaggcCTGAGGCGGCTGCCCGCTCCCCGGCAGTGTTTGCGGTCTCCAGGCAACCGGGCGCCCGGCCCCACTCCCCGTCCGGTCCACGGCTGCCATCGCCTCGCCTCACCTCACCTCACATCGCCTCACGTCGCGTCGCCTCAGCTCAGCCCGCCTCGCCCCAGGAGCTCCCCGGCGGGAGAAGGCCGCGCTGGGGTCCCCTCGCAGGCCCGCAGTGGCCCCCGCTGAGGCCCCGCTCTCAGGTATTTGCGTTCTCCGCCGCGCAGCCGCCCCCCGCCGACCGCCTCGCTCCGGAGGGCCCCGCAGCGGGAGGGctaggccccaggtgtgtggggacTGGCTCAGGAGCTCAGGTGCTGGCACTAAACCCCATCTTTCCCACTGACTCCTGAGGTGGAAACAGGGAGAAGGTGCACCTTTTCTCCTAGCTTTCCTGCCTCTTCAATGCAAAGGAGGTAAGGCAAGTGGTGGGCAAAGTGTCAAGGTGCTATTCTGTCCCCTCCGTGTCCACCACCAGTACTGACATACTGTCTGATGATTAAAAACTTATCAAACTGACACTTCAGCCAGGGAGGACAAAGCCCGATAGGCCCCCGAGCCCCACATCAGCGGGGCAGGGAACACTGGCAAGGTTGCGTGGCTGCTTTCTGGCCAATATTAAGTGGCTGTGGACTAAGAACCTCTGTAGCGCTTTTTCTGGTGGCTTTGCTCCCTGGTAAGCCTGTCAGTGACAAAACGCTGGCTTTTCGCAGGTCCTAGGCTTGCTTGTGGCCGTCAGTTGGAAAGCTGCCCCCCAAGCCAAAAAAACCTGTGCTCCACAGCCCCTCATGTTGCTGATCTTCTGTTTTACAGGCAGAAACCACATTACCTGTGTGATGCTGCTTGGTGAAGATATAAGTGCATAAAATGTCACCTCAGGAGCTTGCTGCACTGCTCTGCAAAGAGGGGGACCACCATCTTGCCCAGCAGCAGTTAGCAATAGCCACTGCTTTCTACACAGCCGCCTTCAGCTGCAGCGCCCCGACAGCGGTAGAGAGTGTGAACTCCTTAGACAAAGGGCTCTGGGAAAAAGTGATAGCTACCCTGGAAATGTGGTGCAAAGGCAAGAGTCAGATTCCCAAGATCCAGAGCAAGAACTTGGCCATTGTTTCCCTCAGTGTGGGAATAGCTGCCATCTTTCTCTCCACCTTAAGTCCCGACAACGTGGTATCCTCGCTATATAAACTGGAGGCCCTGCTCAGGCGAGGATGCTCGGAGGAGGTGGTGAGTAAATGCAATACCCTGCTCAAGGCTAACCCAAAGTATTCAGtggaactgctgctgctgagggcatTGGCACGGGTGCTGTCAGGAACACAACTTAGGAAGGGAGTTGCAGACTATATCCAGGCCTTTGTGATGGATCGGGCTGAAGCAGTGGCCTATGTGTGTACTAAGCAAAAGGAACACCTGCCACAGGTCATCCAGGCCTTCTCTAATTATCTCTCAACGTGCCAGAAAGAAAGTCCAGACCACAGTTCCTTGGACCAGTGGCTGGGCAACTGCTATGACTTCCTGTCTGCAGTAGCACCGGATGATGTCTGCGTTTGCAGGGTGCAGGCAGCttacctctttaaaaaaagcaaatttgagGAGTGTGTGGCAGTTTGTAGCAAGGCCCTCAAGGGCTTCTCAGCTGATAATAATCTCAAAGATGAGAAAGCTTCGGGTCTGCTCTTGGAACGGGCTGCTGCATATTTCTTCTTGGGTGGACGGATGCAGGAAATGATGCAGGATTTAGGAGAAGCCTTTGCAGCAACCCCTGCCCAGGCAATGAAACACTTTGAAGAGCTTTTCTCACCACGTGATGCTGAGAGGATAGAAGAACAGGCTAGAGCTGTCCTGGAGGTGAAGTTTGCAGCATACAGGGAGGCTGTGCGTACTCGGACTGAACTCAGAAGCAGTCATGGTACTGAGCTGCTCCCTTCTGTCATCCAGACAGTCCAGTTCCTCCTTCAGATCTCCCCAGGGTCCAAACGTGAGCTCCGTGTTCGGCTAGCAGACTGCCATCTCCTGCATGGACACATCAGAACTGCCCTGGATATCTGTGACCACCTCTTggcagaagagcagaaaactTACTGCAATACTCTCTTAGCATTGCGAGGATTTTGCTCCCTTCACGTTCATGACCATCAGCAAGCCCTGCAAGACTTTCAAAAGGTGATTGAGCATGATTCCCCACATCCTAACAGCTGTATTAAAGCCTTATGTGGGCGCGGACTTATCCGGATTTCTGGTGGCAGCCATTACTTGACAGCCCTGGATTATATCACAGCTTGCCAGTTAAAGATGGAAGAAACCATCTTCACAATCAAGTCCTATGTGCCGTGGAACCAAAGGGGACTGCTGCTAAAGGTTCTCCAAGAAGAAGGACAGAAGATGCTCCAGAAGAAGAGGTACCTAGGAGGCAGTTCAGCCTgtgggcagaaaaagaaacagggctATGCAGATTCCTAACAGAAAGAGAGTGGCTTGAGGAGTAGAGAGGGTACTTGGTTCAGATAACTGAGAAAAGGATATAGACCCGTTTAACGTTCCGAATAAACATAACAGGTTGAAATTAAATTCCATAGGTGTGGCTGTTCCAGCAAAATACTGGTCTAAGCTAGGAGCAAGCAAAATGCTAGAAGGAATATGACAGAGATTGCTCATCAAAGTAGTATCTTTATTAGGTATTTATTTCTTCCAACACAAAAAAGGCTGCTATTTAAACGTAAAAGTTtcaatgtttcattttcaaagttttgTCTGATACCACCCCAGGAAAAGTCTTCCATTTTCtccaaagcaggatttttatgtTACTTTCTCAGTTTTTTCTGCATGTGAAATACTAATATTTCAGGGGAAAAATTGAAAATTTGAAGTGGGAAATAGCATGTGAAAGTTCATCTCAGGTAGTTACAGCTGACACCCACATTTATTTAGTCTCTTAATAATTTTAGTAGTATTATggtctttttcttccattgtgtGATGCTCATTTCACACTCAGTATTTGGGGCCTGCACTCCAGTGAGATAACAAATGGACAGAAAAATGTGCGAACTCATTCAGTGT
The Rissa tridactyla isolate bRisTri1 chromosome 16, bRisTri1.patW.cur.20221130, whole genome shotgun sequence genome window above contains:
- the TTC34 gene encoding LOW QUALITY PROTEIN: tetratricopeptide repeat protein 34 (The sequence of the model RefSeq protein was modified relative to this genomic sequence to represent the inferred CDS: substituted 1 base at 1 genomic stop codon), with the protein product MSPQELAALLCKEGDHHLAQQQLAIATAFYTAAFSCSAPTAVESVNSLDKGLWEKVIATLEMWCKGKSQIPKIQSKNLAIVSLSVGIAAIFLSTLSPDNVVSSLYKLEALLRRGCSEEVVSKCNTLLKANPKYSVELLLLRALARVLSGTQLRKGVADYIQAFVMDRAEAVAYVCTKQKEHLPQVIQAFSNYLSTCQKESPDHSSLDQWLGNCYDFLSAVAPDDVCVCRVQAAYLFKKSKFEECVAVCSKALKGFSADNNLKDEKASGLLLERAAAYFFLGGRMQEMMQDLGEAFAATPAQAMKHFEELFSPRDAERIEEQARAVLEVKFAAYREAVRTRTELRSSHGTELLPSVIQTVQFLLQISPGSKRELRVRLADCHLLHGHIRTALDICDHLLAEEQKTYCNTLLALRGFCSLHVHDHQQALQDFQKVIEHDSPHPNSCIKALCGRGLIRISGGSHYLTALDYITACQLKMEETIFTIKSYVPWNQRGLLLKVLQEEGQKMLQKKRYLGGSSACGQKKKQGYADSXQKESDAPGVYQLASLLVELDASDEASQILCADALYQMGCAEEAHKLLLLALSRNPQRSPILARLALLQLKKGFMYDGNQLLKKVIKIGDTSCLLPIMDIFKDEDRKLMQTHCHFRALTILKDKQEDADIKEAIAYLSFAIIASGGYAEDCLLIRARCYGRLGQKKTAIFDYNAILKEDPRNVQALSGRGFIYLALKQQKEAVQDLISALKVEAGVVIPAILSLKHEARGLITQWLLRHGRTALTELVATKDLSKEETCGDLLVIAKALIKICKDTQCHIFYADVLIVNGRYEEALQHLHEAFGHSFADDFASARLAVLQLKRRNVSVAAHSFSILAKKDEEELGFLLNFVDAKQQQHLAQVAAQEGKVLIKEYRYEKALGYYTLAVLTSKDNPKYLRKRAACLTHLKKYDKALKDMEKVIQKHGHSSLQTRVEDHCSKGHLLLSMAEEEAAVKEYIEALQLDESMALCCITNGPGVEILTKTFHKIAQYNFEVQHYEEAWKITDYGLKIDKNTELKKLKTRLKRDASSCSIH